A DNA window from Prochlorococcus marinus XMU1406 contains the following coding sequences:
- a CDS encoding cobyric acid synthase: MELAEKLHEIKKPIMVLGTSSGAGKSLTVTAICRILKNIGEEPIPFKGQNMSNNAWVDCEGGEMAYSQALQAFACGINPSAEMNPILLKPQGNSISEVIHLGKSIGITTAKNYYKDWFIPGWEVIKKSLSSIYKKSPNCRLIIEGAGSPVEMNLIHRDLTNLRVAKYLNANCILVTDIERGGVFAQIIGTLELLKPEEKKLIKGIIINRFRGDLSLFEEGKKWIESKTKIPVIGIIPWLNDSFPPEDSLDLIEKKSRFSNPEIKVGIIKLPSISNFSDFDPLENEESILIEWIRESQNLNNSDFIILPGSKQTIKDQIFLENSGLSQDIREYSNSNGNIVGICGGLQMLGTTLEDPYSKEGPKIYSKQKTKGIGLLPLKTTFFEKKLTRQISTESLWPCQSKIRGFEIHNGQTELDHTQNSLKINPIFKDLNLGWYKENKKGGTIAGTYIHGIFENDIWRDQYINLIRKRKKLPALKKRTRSYKVKRESIIENLANEFNKHLNLSSLLN; encoded by the coding sequence ATGGAGTTAGCAGAAAAATTACATGAAATAAAGAAACCAATAATGGTCCTAGGCACTTCCAGTGGAGCAGGTAAATCATTAACAGTTACTGCTATTTGCAGGATTCTTAAAAATATAGGAGAAGAACCAATCCCTTTTAAAGGTCAAAACATGAGTAACAATGCTTGGGTTGACTGTGAAGGTGGAGAGATGGCATATTCACAAGCACTTCAAGCGTTTGCTTGCGGTATTAATCCTTCTGCAGAGATGAATCCCATTTTATTAAAACCACAAGGTAATTCAATAAGTGAGGTGATTCACCTTGGCAAAAGTATAGGAATAACAACCGCCAAAAATTATTACAAAGATTGGTTTATTCCAGGTTGGGAAGTAATTAAAAAAAGTCTAAGTTCTATTTATAAAAAAAGCCCAAATTGCCGTTTAATTATCGAAGGAGCTGGAAGTCCGGTAGAAATGAATTTAATTCATAGAGATCTTACAAATTTAAGAGTTGCTAAGTATTTAAATGCAAATTGCATTTTGGTCACTGATATTGAAAGAGGAGGAGTATTTGCACAAATAATAGGAACTCTTGAATTATTGAAACCAGAAGAGAAAAAACTTATTAAGGGAATTATTATAAATAGATTTAGAGGAGACCTCTCATTATTTGAAGAAGGTAAAAAATGGATAGAAAGTAAAACTAAAATCCCTGTTATTGGAATTATTCCATGGTTGAATGATTCATTCCCCCCAGAAGATTCTTTAGATTTAATAGAAAAAAAATCACGTTTCTCAAATCCTGAGATCAAAGTTGGAATTATAAAATTGCCGTCTATAAGTAATTTTTCAGATTTTGATCCTTTAGAAAATGAAGAATCAATATTAATTGAATGGATTAGAGAATCGCAAAACTTGAATAATTCTGACTTTATTATTCTTCCTGGGAGTAAACAAACTATTAAAGATCAAATATTTCTTGAAAATTCAGGTTTATCTCAGGATATAAGAGAATATTCGAATAGCAATGGCAACATAGTTGGGATCTGTGGAGGTTTACAAATGTTAGGAACAACACTTGAAGATCCCTATTCTAAAGAAGGTCCCAAAATCTATTCTAAACAAAAAACCAAAGGTATTGGATTACTGCCATTAAAAACAACTTTCTTTGAGAAAAAATTAACCCGTCAAATCAGTACCGAATCTTTATGGCCATGCCAATCCAAAATTCGTGGTTTTGAAATTCACAATGGCCAGACGGAATTAGATCATACTCAAAACTCATTAAAGATTAACCCTATCTTCAAAGACTTAAATCTAGGTTGGTACAAAGAAAATAAAAAAGGTGGAACTATTGCAGGAACTTACATACATGGGATCTTTGAAAATGATATTTGGAGAGATCAATATATAAACTTGATAAGGAAGAGAAAAAAATTACCAGCATTAAAGAAAAGAACACGCTCTTATAAAGTTAAGCGAGAATCAATAATTGAAAATCTCGCAAATGAATTTAACAAGCATTTAAATCTCTCATCATTATTAAATTGA
- a CDS encoding alpha/beta fold hydrolase: MNNNFKKNINFPNYWNWNGFKVCWSVTGEDNEIPIIFLHGFGASRKHWRNNLGYFAKRNCASYSLDLIGFGDSDQPGIRQIGKLDNEIWSNQVKDFIAQVIRPKNSGKVILIGNSLGSLVALTCAVSLEDQISKVIASPLPDQIQENKKSITKKLSFKKFQDRFIRIFFMFFPLEIILFLITKLGVIKLGLNSAYFKKDSIDSELIDLITKPVLRRTSARSLRAMCIGMSSRDEKFQASYLLRKLSASKKVPFLLIWGEKDNFIPLFVGKKIANFHRWVKLKIVSNSGHCIHDEDPSVFNRISYEWIRD; encoded by the coding sequence ATGAATAATAATTTCAAAAAAAATATAAACTTTCCTAATTACTGGAATTGGAATGGTTTTAAAGTTTGTTGGAGTGTTACAGGCGAAGATAATGAAATTCCAATTATCTTTCTCCATGGATTTGGCGCTAGTCGAAAACATTGGAGAAACAATTTAGGATATTTTGCGAAAAGGAATTGTGCCTCTTATTCTTTAGATTTAATAGGATTTGGGGATTCAGATCAACCTGGGATTAGACAAATTGGAAAACTAGATAATGAGATTTGGTCTAATCAAGTAAAAGACTTTATTGCACAGGTGATAAGACCAAAGAATTCTGGGAAAGTAATTCTTATTGGCAATTCCCTTGGATCACTAGTTGCTTTAACATGTGCTGTTTCATTAGAGGATCAAATTTCAAAAGTTATTGCATCCCCTCTGCCAGATCAAATTCAAGAAAATAAAAAGTCCATAACAAAAAAATTATCATTTAAAAAATTTCAAGATAGATTCATAAGAATATTTTTTATGTTTTTCCCTTTGGAGATTATTTTATTTTTAATAACCAAATTGGGAGTTATAAAACTGGGACTAAATTCTGCCTATTTCAAAAAAGATAGTATTGATAGCGAATTAATAGATTTGATAACGAAACCAGTTCTAAGGAGAACTTCAGCTAGATCATTAAGAGCAATGTGTATTGGGATGTCTTCAAGAGATGAAAAATTTCAAGCTTCTTACCTTTTGAGAAAACTTAGCGCCTCAAAAAAAGTTCCTTTTTTATTGATTTGGGGAGAAAAAGATAATTTCATACCTTTGTTTGTTGGTAAAAAGATTGCAAATTTCCATAGATGGGTAAAATTAAAAATAGTATCCAATTCAGGGCATTGTATCCATGATGAAGATCCTTCTGTATTCAATAGAATCTCTTATGAATGGATTAGAGATTAA
- the psbC gene encoding photosystem II reaction center protein CP43 encodes METPFNNLLRAPNQSIEETGYAWYVGNARLINLSGRLLGAHIAHSGLIVFWAGAMMLFEVNHFTFDKPMWEQGLICMPHVAMFGYGIGPGGEVTDIMPFFQAGVVHLIASAVLGFGGIYHSLAGPEKLEEDFPFFSTDWRDKNQMTNILGYHLIVLGVGALAWSVNWCFIGGAYDTWAPGGGEVRLVNPTLDPRVILGYLFRSPWGGAGSIIGVNSIEDIVGGHVYVGITAIIGGIFHIFTKPFGWARRAFIWNGEGLLSYALGGICVASFIASTFIWFNNTAYPSEFYGPTNAEASQAQSFTFLVRDQRIGANVGSTMGPTGLGKYLMRSPTGEIIFGGETMRFWDFRGPWLEPLRGPNGLSLEKIQNDIQPWQVRRAAEYMTHAPNASINSVGGIITEPNAVNFVNLRQWLAAAQFFLGWFTFIGHLWHAGRARAAAAGFEKGIDRKSEPALEMPDLD; translated from the coding sequence GTGGAAACGCCCTTTAATAATTTATTAAGAGCTCCAAACCAAAGTATTGAGGAAACTGGTTATGCCTGGTATGTAGGCAACGCTAGATTAATCAATTTATCTGGACGTTTACTAGGAGCTCACATTGCTCACTCTGGACTAATAGTCTTTTGGGCGGGAGCAATGATGCTCTTTGAGGTTAATCATTTTACTTTTGATAAACCAATGTGGGAGCAAGGTTTAATCTGTATGCCACACGTCGCAATGTTTGGTTACGGAATAGGCCCTGGTGGTGAAGTTACCGATATCATGCCTTTCTTTCAGGCAGGTGTGGTTCACTTGATAGCTTCTGCTGTTCTTGGTTTTGGTGGTATTTACCATTCATTAGCAGGTCCAGAAAAACTAGAAGAAGATTTCCCATTTTTCTCTACTGATTGGAGAGACAAAAATCAAATGACTAATATCCTTGGATATCATTTGATTGTTCTAGGTGTAGGTGCATTAGCATGGTCAGTCAACTGGTGTTTTATTGGCGGTGCATATGACACATGGGCACCTGGTGGTGGTGAAGTTAGACTTGTTAACCCAACTTTAGATCCAAGAGTTATTCTTGGTTATTTATTTAGATCTCCATGGGGAGGTGCTGGTTCAATAATCGGTGTTAACTCCATTGAAGATATTGTTGGTGGACATGTTTATGTGGGTATTACTGCAATTATTGGAGGAATATTCCATATCTTTACCAAACCTTTTGGATGGGCAAGAAGAGCATTCATCTGGAACGGTGAAGGACTATTAAGTTATGCTCTTGGTGGAATTTGTGTAGCAAGTTTTATTGCTTCAACATTCATTTGGTTTAACAACACTGCTTACCCTTCTGAATTTTATGGTCCAACAAATGCTGAAGCTTCACAGGCACAAAGCTTTACTTTCCTAGTGAGAGATCAAAGAATTGGAGCTAACGTAGGCTCAACAATGGGACCAACAGGTCTAGGTAAGTATCTCATGAGATCTCCTACTGGTGAAATTATATTTGGTGGTGAAACAATGAGATTTTGGGATTTCAGAGGTCCATGGTTAGAACCTTTAAGAGGGCCTAACGGATTGAGCCTTGAGAAAATTCAAAATGATATTCAGCCTTGGCAGGTAAGAAGAGCTGCTGAATATATGACTCATGCTCCTAACGCTTCTATCAACTCTGTTGGTGGAATTATTACGGAGCCTAATGCTGTTAACTTCGTTAACTTAAGACAATGGTTAGCCGCTGCACAATTCTTCTTAGGATGGTTTACATTCATCGGTCACCTTTGGCATGCTGGGCGTGCTAGAGCAGCCGCTGCTGGTTTCGAAAAAGGAATCGACAGAAAGAGTGAACCAGCTCTAGAAATGCCTGATTTAGACTAA
- a CDS encoding 2Fe-2S iron-sulfur cluster-binding protein: MKNSKIKLIWPNNIETYVCEGEDWFSNAEKAGFEIPSGCLTGSCGACEIDVNGETIRACISNIESKTRSPLKISLTTDPFWED, encoded by the coding sequence TTGAAGAACTCAAAAATTAAACTAATTTGGCCAAATAATATTGAAACATATGTTTGTGAAGGAGAAGATTGGTTCTCTAATGCAGAGAAAGCAGGTTTTGAAATTCCATCTGGCTGCCTAACCGGAAGTTGTGGAGCCTGTGAAATAGATGTTAATGGAGAGACCATAAGAGCATGCATAAGCAATATTGAAAGTAAAACAAGATCTCCATTAAAAATTTCTTTAACTACAGACCCTTTTTGGGAAGACTAA
- a CDS encoding nucleoside triphosphate pyrophosphatase, translating into MLILASASQSRKKLLENCQIEFIQISSNFDETTIQEKNIFNLALELSFQKANSLSENIQKISLPEEFNYGPLEILGCDSIFEFKGEAFGKPSNKKEAFLRWKKMSGEFGFLHTGHTLIIGNFESTSKNFKSTKIIKKTVSSRVYFSKLADWEIKSYVDTNEPLFCAGGFALEGIGGKYIEKIEGCFSNVMGLSLPWLRKNLYR; encoded by the coding sequence GTGTTAATTCTAGCCTCTGCTTCACAATCTAGAAAGAAATTACTTGAAAATTGTCAAATTGAATTTATTCAAATATCAAGTAACTTTGATGAAACTACTATTCAAGAAAAGAATATATTTAATTTAGCTTTGGAACTATCTTTTCAAAAGGCAAATAGTTTATCTGAAAATATCCAAAAAATATCATTGCCCGAAGAATTTAATTATGGTCCTTTGGAAATACTTGGGTGTGATTCAATTTTCGAATTTAAAGGAGAAGCTTTTGGAAAACCATCTAATAAAAAAGAGGCATTTCTTAGATGGAAAAAAATGTCAGGGGAATTTGGATTTTTACATACTGGCCATACTTTAATAATTGGAAATTTTGAGTCGACTTCCAAAAATTTCAAAAGCACTAAAATAATAAAAAAAACAGTAAGTTCAAGAGTTTATTTTTCTAAGTTGGCAGATTGGGAAATCAAGAGTTATGTAGATACAAATGAACCTTTATTTTGTGCTGGAGGATTTGCTTTGGAAGGTATAGGCGGTAAATATATAGAAAAAATAGAGGGTTGCTTCAGTAATGTAATGGGTTTAAGTTTGCCATGGCTCAGAAAAAATTTATATAGATAA
- a CDS encoding rhomboid family intramembrane serine protease, which produces MAVSCNWVYFNLSFFFTDLIRVFDKEYFYFVPKLISDQPHRIFTSILIHADLNHLLSNLGGIIITRYFLMRLGIKSRFFYLKFILICSFLNFFIIWVYEKILSNFSVYQNYAALGFSGIIYALFGFLLLTSFYGKSYFLGKEIGFKSNYEVQKMSKTICLIGLIFSFLPGVSLLGHLSGFIAGCFLFFI; this is translated from the coding sequence TTGGCAGTTTCTTGTAACTGGGTTTATTTTAATCTCAGTTTTTTTTTTACAGATTTAATAAGAGTTTTTGATAAAGAATATTTTTACTTTGTACCAAAATTAATTAGTGATCAACCCCATAGGATTTTCACATCAATACTAATCCATGCAGATTTAAATCATTTATTAAGTAATCTTGGTGGAATAATCATTACTAGATATTTTTTGATGAGACTCGGAATTAAAAGCAGATTTTTTTATTTGAAATTTATTTTAATTTGTTCTTTTTTGAATTTTTTTATTATTTGGGTTTACGAAAAGATCTTATCGAATTTTTCTGTATATCAGAATTATGCTGCTTTAGGATTCAGTGGAATAATTTATGCTTTATTTGGATTCTTACTATTAACTTCTTTTTATGGAAAGAGTTATTTTTTAGGTAAAGAAATAGGTTTTAAATCCAATTATGAAGTTCAAAAAATGTCAAAGACAATATGTCTTATAGGTTTGATTTTCTCTTTTTTACCAGGGGTAAGTTTATTAGGTCATTTAAGTGGATTTATTGCAGGGTGTTTTTTATTCTTCATCTAA
- the psbD gene encoding photosystem II D2 protein (photosystem q(a) protein), which yields MTIAVGSAPQRGWFDVLDDWLKRDRFVFIGWSGLLLLPCAYLAIGGWFVGTTFVTSWYTHGVASSYLEGCNFLTAAVSTPGDAMGHSLLFLWGPEAQGSFVRWLQLGGLWNFVALHGVFGLIGFMLRQFEIAGLVGIRPYNALAFSAVIAVFTSIFLIYPLGQHSWFFAPSFGVAAIFRYILFIQGFHNITLNPFHMMGVAGILGGALLCAIHGATVQNTLYEDTSIYTDGKVQSSTFRAFDPTQEEETYSMITANRFWSQIFGIAFSNKRFLHFLMLFVPVMGMWTSSIGIVGLALNLRAYDFVSQEIRAAEDPEFETFYTKNILLNEGMRAWMSSVDQPHENFVFPEEVLPRGNAL from the coding sequence ATGACGATCGCAGTTGGTAGCGCCCCGCAAAGAGGATGGTTTGATGTCCTCGATGATTGGTTGAAGCGTGACCGCTTTGTATTTATTGGTTGGTCCGGACTACTTCTACTTCCTTGTGCATATCTTGCTATAGGTGGTTGGTTTGTCGGAACAACATTTGTTACCTCTTGGTACACACACGGAGTTGCAAGCTCATACCTTGAAGGTTGTAACTTTTTAACAGCAGCTGTAAGCACCCCTGGTGATGCCATGGGACACAGTCTTCTATTTTTATGGGGTCCTGAAGCCCAAGGTAGTTTCGTAAGATGGCTACAACTTGGAGGCCTTTGGAACTTCGTCGCATTACATGGAGTATTTGGCCTTATTGGTTTTATGCTTCGTCAGTTTGAAATTGCTGGCCTTGTTGGAATTAGACCATACAACGCACTAGCTTTCTCAGCAGTAATTGCAGTATTTACAAGTATTTTCCTTATTTATCCTTTAGGACAGCATAGTTGGTTCTTCGCACCTTCATTCGGTGTTGCAGCAATCTTCCGTTACATCCTGTTCATTCAAGGTTTTCACAATATCACTTTAAATCCATTCCATATGATGGGAGTTGCTGGAATTCTAGGTGGTGCTCTACTTTGCGCTATTCATGGAGCTACAGTACAAAACACTTTGTATGAAGATACAAGTATCTACACAGATGGTAAGGTTCAAAGTTCAACATTTAGAGCTTTTGACCCAACTCAAGAAGAAGAAACTTATTCAATGATTACAGCTAATAGATTCTGGAGTCAAATCTTCGGTATTGCTTTCTCAAACAAGCGTTTCTTGCATTTCTTGATGCTATTTGTACCTGTTATGGGTATGTGGACATCTTCAATTGGTATTGTCGGCTTAGCACTAAACCTAAGAGCTTATGATTTCGTAAGCCAAGAAATCCGTGCAGCAGAAGATCCAGAATTTGAAACTTTCTATACAAAAAATATACTTTTGAACGAAGGTATGCGAGCATGGATGTCTTCTGTGGATCAACCACACGAAAACTTTGTATTCCCTGAGGAGGTTCTTCCACGTGGAAACGCCCTTTAA
- the ilvN gene encoding acetolactate synthase small subunit: MKHTLSVLVEDESGALSRISGLFARRGFNIDSLAVGPAESKGISRLTMVVEGDDETLQQMTKQLNKLFNVLGVVDFTNLAAVERELMLLKVSSKEDTRSNILDIVQIFRAKVVDVSDMALTLEVVGDPGKLVALEKLLEPYGILEIARTGKVALKRSSGVNTEMLKINKYSLEI, from the coding sequence ATGAAACATACATTATCAGTTCTTGTAGAAGACGAATCTGGAGCCTTGAGTAGAATCTCAGGTCTCTTTGCTAGAAGGGGATTCAACATAGATAGCCTCGCAGTAGGACCTGCAGAATCTAAAGGGATTTCAAGGTTAACAATGGTAGTAGAAGGTGACGATGAAACTCTTCAACAAATGACTAAGCAACTTAATAAGTTATTTAATGTTCTTGGAGTTGTAGATTTTACTAATCTCGCAGCTGTTGAGAGGGAATTAATGTTACTAAAAGTTTCATCGAAAGAAGATACCAGGAGTAATATCCTTGATATAGTACAAATTTTCCGTGCAAAAGTTGTTGATGTATCAGATATGGCCTTAACTCTCGAGGTGGTTGGGGATCCTGGGAAGTTAGTTGCTTTAGAGAAATTACTCGAGCCATACGGCATCCTTGAAATTGCAAGAACTGGTAAGGTTGCACTTAAACGCTCTTCAGGAGTTAATACAGAAATGTTGAAAATTAACAAATATTCGCTAGAAATTTAA
- a CDS encoding photosystem I assembly protein Ycf4, giving the protein MNSDLTSFDKIEQKIGGSRKISNYIIGGMLTIGGIGFLLASISSYTGRDLLPLGNPSTLLFIPQGIIMGAYGVIANLLNFYLWYLVYINFGSGSNYFDKSSKSVEIKRKGLFKDIEVKLNFDEIKSVKLDISEGFNPRRRIALVLKGRKKPLPLSGAGELKPLLQVEEEGARLAKFLDVNLEGLK; this is encoded by the coding sequence ATGAATTCAGACCTCACGTCTTTCGATAAAATCGAACAAAAAATTGGTGGATCAAGAAAAATTTCAAATTATATTATTGGAGGTATGTTAACAATAGGAGGTATTGGTTTTCTTTTGGCCTCTATATCTAGCTACACAGGAAGGGATTTATTACCTTTAGGAAATCCTTCAACTTTATTGTTTATCCCTCAAGGAATAATAATGGGAGCGTATGGAGTAATAGCCAATTTATTAAATTTTTACTTATGGTATTTGGTTTACATAAACTTTGGTTCAGGAAGCAATTATTTTGACAAATCATCAAAATCTGTAGAAATAAAAAGAAAAGGATTATTCAAAGATATTGAAGTTAAATTGAATTTTGATGAAATTAAATCTGTTAAGTTGGATATAAGTGAGGGATTTAATCCTAGAAGAAGAATCGCTTTAGTACTAAAAGGTAGAAAAAAACCTCTACCTTTAAGCGGGGCAGGTGAACTTAAACCACTGCTTCAAGTTGAAGAAGAAGGAGCTCGTCTGGCTAAATTTTTGGATGTTAATTTGGAGGGCCTAAAATAA
- a CDS encoding peptidylprolyl isomerase, translating to MVQACDYKNKIDSNYYCQKLKFSCIKSNKVVYFKTTKGDFEVKLFGKDSPVTVSNFLKNIDNNIYVNQKFYKIINYPQIRFIHGGVNPENKLYIERKQNLNKTSSSIPLEIKFKEEIKPRYNYQVKNPHETENLVNTFEIGSIAMVKRGKNKSSSTEFFFVTSKIPELDGRYSIFGKIIKGLDILKKINKEDYIKSVQINN from the coding sequence TTGGTGCAAGCTTGTGATTATAAAAATAAGATTGATTCTAATTATTATTGCCAAAAACTGAAATTTAGTTGTATTAAGAGTAATAAAGTAGTTTATTTTAAAACTACAAAAGGTGATTTTGAGGTTAAATTATTTGGTAAAGATAGCCCAGTTACAGTATCAAACTTTCTTAAAAACATAGACAATAATATTTACGTAAATCAAAAATTTTATAAAATAATAAATTATCCCCAAATAAGGTTTATACATGGTGGTGTTAATCCAGAAAATAAACTTTATATTGAACGAAAACAAAACCTGAATAAGACAAGTTCATCAATACCTTTAGAAATAAAATTCAAAGAAGAAATTAAACCTAGATATAACTATCAAGTAAAAAATCCTCATGAAACTGAAAATTTAGTTAATACTTTTGAGATTGGTTCAATCGCTATGGTTAAGAGGGGTAAGAATAAGTCTTCATCTACTGAATTTTTTTTTGTAACTAGTAAGATTCCAGAACTAGATGGAAGATATTCGATTTTTGGAAAGATTATTAAAGGATTAGATATACTCAAAAAAATCAATAAGGAAGACTACATCAAGTCAGTCCAGATAAATAATTAA
- a CDS encoding tetratricopeptide repeat protein, which yields MNRIEFIKFIIDKKKLDEEVFKKSLEIDNYPIARQILNRINGNGDIEIILKSGNIVEIISSKQNFIANEVNFINDSFLKSEIGKFLNDLVDFKISQGTFSENNSKKTKQNLKRENIQSSSSLKSNDPAYKFIKAKEKIQKENKKTFRNNQTLINEKATSNILKSKKKVIRNNFSNKFSKRKILKFNLILLGIIFTIGIPYIYTNFENIRTKGQINVNSKLNVQDYLRLAEKNAGEKNYKGAIDNYSKVIKIEPENAKVYYLRALMKFNLNMYAEALKDLEIYAKSNPTDAYFYEKRGITKFFLKDFQGAIEDYDFAIKINSNDPLLYIGRAKVKENNQKFKNAVEDYSIAISIEPNNPEFYAARAAAKISLNNFKDSLKDYKKAIKLNPSNSEYWNLRGNLYFKFEKFKRSIKDFSKAIELEPMKSLYWRNLANAKNSLKKYDESISHYSKAISLDVNNLELYNLRGLVKMRKKNFNGAIEDFTKSINLKNGNDSNKKIIDNGSMYYNRGVARGEVYNYSGALNDFTNAIKLNPYFPDAFYSRGSAKYNLQKVSDACLDYEKASLLDFSLKIPNYCNKINYKNPRYESLQQELFRQDLEKKIAIKTYRDKCYSMYERSSYANGQKNYLINPNGSVNQILWTSFGNPPDTYRKPICKISPNIIGILNKTVTTSCPKKNKSNSRVYQKEIFLTEENLITERPEELGLFGIKLGSEKREKFLVKYERSRPCDGNFKWSSVNDKTIGKKVKNELRRWYEYDYSEYFP from the coding sequence GTGAATAGAATTGAATTTATAAAATTTATTATTGATAAAAAAAAATTAGATGAAGAAGTTTTTAAAAAATCACTTGAAATTGATAATTATCCCATTGCAAGACAAATATTAAATAGGATTAATGGTAATGGGGATATTGAAATCATTCTCAAGTCTGGAAATATTGTTGAAATAATTTCTTCTAAACAAAATTTTATTGCAAATGAAGTTAACTTCATTAATGATTCATTTTTAAAATCTGAAATAGGTAAATTTTTAAATGACTTAGTTGATTTCAAAATTTCTCAAGGTACATTCTCAGAAAATAATTCAAAAAAAACAAAGCAAAATTTAAAGAGAGAAAATATCCAATCATCCTCTTCTTTAAAGAGTAATGATCCTGCTTATAAATTCATAAAAGCAAAAGAAAAAATACAAAAAGAAAATAAAAAAACTTTCAGGAATAATCAAACTTTAATTAATGAAAAAGCAACAAGTAACATATTAAAAAGTAAAAAAAAAGTCATAAGAAATAATTTTTCTAATAAATTTTCGAAACGCAAAATACTAAAATTTAACTTAATTCTATTGGGAATTATTTTCACAATCGGAATACCTTATATTTATACAAATTTTGAGAATATAAGAACTAAAGGGCAAATCAATGTAAATTCAAAATTAAATGTGCAAGATTATTTAAGATTGGCAGAAAAAAATGCTGGAGAAAAAAATTATAAAGGCGCTATTGATAATTATTCGAAAGTGATCAAAATCGAACCTGAAAATGCAAAAGTATATTATTTGCGCGCATTAATGAAATTTAATCTAAATATGTATGCAGAAGCATTAAAAGATCTAGAAATATATGCAAAATCAAATCCAACTGATGCTTATTTTTATGAGAAAAGAGGAATAACTAAATTTTTCTTAAAAGATTTTCAAGGTGCAATAGAAGATTATGACTTTGCGATAAAAATAAATTCAAATGATCCTTTGCTATATATTGGACGAGCAAAAGTCAAAGAAAATAATCAAAAATTTAAAAATGCAGTTGAGGACTATAGTATTGCTATAAGTATTGAACCCAACAATCCAGAATTCTATGCCGCAAGAGCAGCAGCAAAAATTTCTCTTAATAACTTTAAAGATTCATTAAAAGACTATAAAAAAGCAATAAAATTAAACCCAAGTAATTCTGAATATTGGAATCTTCGAGGTAACTTGTATTTCAAATTTGAGAAATTTAAAAGATCAATTAAAGATTTTTCAAAAGCAATAGAGTTGGAACCTATGAAATCTTTGTATTGGAGAAATCTTGCCAATGCAAAAAATTCTCTAAAAAAATATGATGAATCAATATCTCATTATAGTAAGGCAATTAGTTTAGATGTTAATAATTTAGAACTTTATAATTTAAGAGGATTAGTAAAGATGAGAAAGAAAAACTTTAATGGCGCCATAGAAGACTTTACAAAATCAATTAATTTAAAAAATGGTAATGATTCCAATAAAAAAATTATTGACAATGGATCGATGTATTACAACAGAGGAGTAGCAAGAGGAGAAGTCTACAATTATTCAGGCGCCCTTAATGATTTTACGAACGCAATTAAATTAAATCCCTATTTTCCAGATGCTTTTTATTCTAGAGGTTCTGCAAAATATAATTTACAAAAAGTATCAGATGCCTGTTTAGACTATGAAAAAGCATCTTTACTTGATTTTTCATTAAAGATTCCAAACTATTGCAATAAAATAAACTATAAGAACCCAAGATATGAATCACTTCAACAAGAATTATTCAGACAAGATTTAGAGAAAAAAATTGCTATCAAAACTTATAGAGATAAATGTTATTCAATGTATGAAAGGTCAAGTTATGCTAACGGACAAAAGAATTATTTAATCAATCCTAACGGATCAGTAAATCAAATTTTATGGACATCTTTTGGAAACCCTCCTGATACTTACAGAAAACCTATTTGCAAAATAAGTCCTAATATTATAGGAATATTGAATAAAACAGTTACTACTAGTTGTCCAAAAAAAAATAAATCAAATAGCAGGGTTTATCAAAAAGAGATATTTCTCACAGAAGAAAACTTAATTACTGAAAGACCAGAAGAACTCGGTTTATTTGGAATAAAATTAGGATCGGAGAAGAGAGAAAAATTTCTAGTCAAATATGAAAGATCAAGACCTTGTGATGGTAATTTTAAATGGTCTTCTGTAAATGATAAAACTATAGGGAAAAAAGTTAAAAATGAACTAAGAAGATGGTATGAATATGATTACAGTGAATATTTCCCATGA
- the petM gene encoding cytochrome b6-f complex subunit PetM yields the protein MAKEIFSIAAVFWILIPIGLVGGALLLKFQGD from the coding sequence ATGGCTAAAGAAATTTTTAGTATTGCGGCAGTTTTTTGGATACTGATACCAATAGGATTGGTTGGCGGAGCTTTGTTATTAAAGTTTCAGGGAGATTGA